A genome region from Triticum aestivum cultivar Chinese Spring chromosome 2B, IWGSC CS RefSeq v2.1, whole genome shotgun sequence includes the following:
- the LOC123047019 gene encoding triacylglycerol lipase OBL1, giving the protein MSKLDYCFSNDYMVLRPDRTSPFDLLHLLFSPKVGRNKAVDCFTSTEIRSFPRRLALFLNLLLQILVLSLAGPMSAIGAAVEFALNLVDNVLHGKMEYPDRSSASYRSLTGLIDGRVDLDRSLAPGDSRHHAALCVMASKVAYENEAFIRDVVTSRWQMEFIKFYNCWNEFENAYTAQAFVFCDRAGPDAELVVVAFRGTPAFDAARWRADLDPSWYKVPRLGRAHAAYTHALGAQRNMGWPKWVEHVKGKPQKVYAYYTIRDAVKGLLEASPKARLLVTGHGSGGALAVLFATVMAYHREKAVMDRLAGVYTFGQPQVGDAMLAMFAERNLDRPKKRHFRFTYAGDPLPRLPGVGSPAHFLHFGLCLHFDVSYHLKVFMEIPGETASPSSSAAGFVASRVNAARELARSAYLGYRRGAYFREGWVLLLMRVLAVALPGLPFHMAHDYVNGVALAARIPKDE; this is encoded by the exons ATGAGCAAGCTCGACTACTGCTTCAGCAATGACTACATGGTGCTGCGCCCGGACAGGACCAGCCCGTTCGACCTCCTGCACCTCCTCTTCTCGCCCAAGGTCGGACGGAACAAGGCCGTCGACTGCTTCACCAGCACCGAGATCCGCAGCTTCCCCCGGCGGCTCGCCCTCTTCCTCAACCTGCTCCTGCAGATCCTCGTCCTCTCGCTCGCCGGCCCCATGTCCGCCATCGGCGCCGCCGTCGAGTTCGCGCTCAACCTCGTCGACAACGTCCTCCACG GGAAGATGGAGTATCCGGACAGATCGTCGGCGTCGTACCGGTCGCTGACGGGGCTCATCGACGGGCGAGTGGATCTGGACAGGAGCCTCGCGCCAGGGGACAGCCGGCACCACGCTGCGCTGTGCGTCATGGCGTCCAAGGTGGCGTACGAGAACGAGGCCTTTATCCGCGACGTGGTCACCAGCCGCTGGCAGATGGAGTTCATCAAGTTCTACAACTGCTGGAACG AGTTCGAGAACGCGTACACGGCGCAGGCGTTCGTGTTCTGCGACAGGGCGGGGCCGGACGCGGAGCTGGTGGTGGTGGCGTTCCGCGGGACGCCGGCGTTCGACGCGGCGCGGTGGCGCGCCGACCTGGACCCGTCGTGGTACAAGGTGCCGCGGCTCGGGCGCGCGCACGCCGCCTACACGCACGCGCTGGGCGCGCAGCGCAACATGGGGTGGCCCAAGTGGGTGGAGCACGTCAAGGGCAAACCCCAGAAGGTGTACGCGTACTACACCATCCGCGACGCCGTGAAGGGGCTCCTGGAGGCGAGCCCGAAGGCGAGGCTACTGGTGACCGGGCACGGGAGCGGCGGCGCGCTGGCGGTGCTGTTCGCGACGGTCATGGCGTACCACAGGGAGAAGGCCGTGATGGACCGGCTGGCCGGGGTGTACACGTTCGGGCAGCCGCAGGTCGGCGACGCCATGCTCGCCATGTTCGCGGAGCGGAACCTCGACAGGCCCAAGAAGCGGCACTTCCGGTTCACCTACGCCGGCGACCCGCTGCCGCGGCTGCCCGGCGTGGGCTCCCCCGCGCATTTCCTGCATTTCGGGCTATGCCTCCACTTCGACGTCTCCTACCACCTCAAG GTGTTCATGGAGATACCGGGCGAGACGGCGAGCCCATCGTCGTCGGCGGCGGGGTTCGTGGCGAGCCGGGTGAACGCAGCGCGGGAGCTGGCGCGGAGCGCGTACCTGGGCTACCGGAGGGGCGCCTACTTCCGGGAAGGGTGGGTGCTGCTGCTGATGCGCGTGCTGGCGGTGGCGCTGCCCGGCCTGCCGTTCCACATGGCGCACGACTACGTCAACGGCGTCGCGCTCGCCGCGCGCATTCCCAAGGACGAGTGA
- the LOC123047020 gene encoding farnesyl pyrophosphate synthase: MGALAASIASHVPSGMLSAGLAALAALPNPGELVRKAARLEDELRELLRLNGRGAEARAEQGAGNRAQQTRERFLRAYERLKDELLNDRAFNFDFTEETRQWVAKMLDYNVPGGKLNRGLSVIDSYMLLREGTEVDEEDFYLACVLGWCIEWLQASALVMDDITDNAYTRRDNLCWYKLPTVGLSAINDGVLLKCHVQAIIKRYFKEKFYFMELMELWNEIGLQTAMGQMLDLITTHTGAKDLARYRIQGYRRIVKYKTSYYSFYLPVACALLLNGAKLSDYVELKNVLIEMGVYFQIQDDYLDCFGDPQVIGKVGTDIEDYKCSWLIVQAMELANENEMKILYENYGKSCPECVAAVKNVYKELDLQDIFLEYESRVYKHLVSTIDAEPDGAIREILKIFLKKIYRRKK, from the exons ATGGGGGCGTTGGCGGCGTCGATCGCGTCGCACGTGCCGTCGGGTATGCTGAGCGCGGGGCTGGCAGCGCTGGCCGCGCTGCCGAACCCCGGCGAGCTGGTGCGGAAGGCGGCGCGGCTGGAGGACGAGCTGAGGGAGCTGCTCCGGCTGAACGGCCGTGGCGCCGAGGCGAGGGCGGAGCAGGGGGCCGGCAACAGGGCGCAGCAGACGCGGGAGCGGTTCCTGCGCGCGTACGAGCGGCTCAAGGACGAGCTCCTCAACGACCGCGCCTTCAACTTCGACTTCACCGAGGAGACCAGGCAGTGGGTCGCCAAG ATGCTGGACTACAACGTGCCTGGAG GGAAGCTGAACCGGGGGCTGTCTGTGATCGACAGCTACATGCTGCTGCGGGAGGGCACCGAGGTGGACGAAGAGGACTTCTACCTCGCCTGCGTCCTCGGATGGTGCATCGAATGG CTCCAGGCGTCTGCGCTGGTGATGGATGACATCACGGACAACGCCTACACGAGGCGGGACAACCTCTGCTGGTACAAGCTGCCCACC GTTGGCCTGTCTGCGATAAACGATGGCGTGCTGCTGAAATGTCACGTCCAGGCCATCATCAAGCGCTACTTCAAGGAGAAGTTCTACTTCATGGAACTCATGGAGCTCTGGAACGAG ATTGGGTTGCAAACTGCCATGGGGCAGATGCTGGACCTCATCACCACACACACTGGCGCCAAGGATCTCGCCAGATACAGGATCCAAGG GTACCGCCGCATTGTCAAGTACAAGACATCCTATTATTCCTTCTACCTGCCG GTTGCCTGTGCATTGCTCTTGAATGGCGCGAAATTGAGCGACTACGTCGAGCTCAAAAATGTACTGATTGAGATGGGAGTCTACTTTCAGATACAG GATGACTACCTGGATTGCTTCGGCGACCCTCAAGTTATTGGCAAG GTTGGAACAGACATAGAAGACTACAAGTGCTCCTGGCTAATTGTCCAGGCTATGGAACTGGCTAATGAGAATGAGATGAAAATACTATAT GAAAACTATGGCAAGTCTTGCCCGGAATGTGTTGCGGCAGTGAAAAATGTCTATAAGGAGCTTGATCTTCAG GACATATTCTTGGAGTACGAGTCAAGAGTTTACAAGCACCTAGTTTCAACCATTGACGCCGAACCGGACGGTGCGATTCGGGAGATTTTGAAGATCTTTCTGAAGAAGAtttataggagaaagaagtag